A single genomic interval of Primulina huaijiensis isolate GDHJ02 chromosome 7, ASM1229523v2, whole genome shotgun sequence harbors:
- the LOC140980193 gene encoding E3 ubiquitin protein ligase DRIP2-like, whose product MPNQVVKAKRGSVVSCMTCPLCHKLFRDATTIIECLHTFCRKCIFKKLLDEEMDCCPVCDIDLGCAPLEKLRPDHNLQDIRAKIFPYKRIHVKALEVVTPVTFPAKRKERSLSSLVVSTPRISTQSGMTGRRSKSIARKASRGSSFIAEKHFRKEEESSDHPESSSSREILTKFTQIARKKSTAAEPSDKGGQNRSELWEGRLDLWKPLTCLVDAANRSKSSKFTTQVSATKSESHENERDLAKTKNKENRLKSKVQAENSTLHSPQESVKPKKLRRGRQKEVENSGEFRVPPQVLLEAACARFDQKNHPVWFSLVASDEQDGDAPLPQITSSYLRIKDGSVPVSLIKKYLKLKLDLASENEVEIKCMGQTVIPTLTLNNLVELWLQTTGTERASANIGSSAKDFVMVLCYARKFPAAS is encoded by the exons ATGCCGAATCAGGTCGTGAAAGCGAAGCGAGGGTCGGTGGTGTCATGCATGACGTGTCCTCTCTGCCACAAGCTGTTTCGTGATGCTACTACGATTATCGAATGCCTTCATACGT TTTGCAGGAAATGCATATTCAAGAAGCTATTGGATGAGGAAATGGACTGCTGCCCAGTTTGCGATATTGATCTGGGATGTGCTCCTTTAGAGAAATTGAG GCCTGATCATAATTTGCAAGATATAAGAGCAAAAATATTCCCTTATAAGAGGATACATGTGAAGGCTCTGGAGGTCGTGACTCCTGTCACTTTTCCAGCCAAAAGAAAGGAAAGATCTCTCTCATCATTGGTGGTCAGCACTCCAAGAATTTCGACGCAGAGTGGGATGACTGGTAGAAGATCAAAATCCATTGCTAGAAAAGCTTCGAGAGGTTCAAGTTTCATCGCAGAGAAACATTTTAGAAAAGAGGAAGAATCGAGTGACCACCCTGAGAGCTCTAGCTCACGGGagattttaacaaaatttacTCAGATTGCGCGAAAG AAATCTACTGCTGCTGAGCCATCTGATAAAGGAGGGCAGAATCGTTCTGAACTTTGGGAGGGGAGACTTGATCTTTGGAAACCATTAACGTGTTTGGTGGATGCAGCGAATAGGAGCAAATCCTCAAAGTTTACAACTCAAGTATCTGCTACTAAATCAGAATCCCATGAGAATGAGAGAGATCTTGCTAAGAcaaaaaataaggaaaacaGGCTGAAATCGAAGGTTCAAGCTGAGAACTCTACTCTTCACTCCCCACAAGAATCTGTAAAACCTAAAAAATTGAGGAGAGGTCGCCAGAAAGAGGTTGAAAACTCTGGAGAATTCAGGGTCCCACCTCAGGTTCTGCTCGAAGCTGCCTGTGCTAGATTTGACCAAAAGAATCATCCGGTTTGGTTCTCATTAGTGGCATCTGATGAGCA GGATGGAGACGCACCGTTGCCTCAGATTACTTCTAGTTACCTGAGAATAAA GGATGGGAGCGTACCGGTTTCTCTGATTAAAAAATACCTGAAATTGAAGTTGGATCTTGCAAGCGAAAATGAG GTCGAAATAAAATGCATGGGACAGACAGTGATCCCCACACTAACGCTGAATAATCTTGTCGAACTCTGGCTTCAAACAACTGGCACAGAAAGAGCATCAGCCAACATTGGCTCGTCTGCAAAAGACTTCGTGATGGTATTATGCTATGCCCGCAAATTTCCAGCAGCCAGTTGA